One part of the Sarcophilus harrisii chromosome 5, mSarHar1.11, whole genome shotgun sequence genome encodes these proteins:
- the FERD3L gene encoding fer3-like protein, with product MERQDTFVDAAVLDFVADLSLGSPGGPLLYDLGSGGALEERAMGLRGGMARGLQSFEEEDEGEEEDEEDEEEEGEGDAEGDGGEEGEPLRGASLLLGRPKRKRVITLAQRQAANIRERKRMLNLNEAFDQLRKKVPTFAYEKRLSRIETLRLAIVYISFMTELLASCEKQEASRGARP from the coding sequence ATGGAGCGTCAGGACACTTTCGTGGACGCCGCGGTGCTGGACTTCGTGGCCGATCTCTCCCTGGGGTCCCCCGGAGGCCCCCTTCTCTATGACCTTGGCTCCGGGGGGGCCCTGGAGGAGCGGGCCATGGGCCTCCGGGGGGGCATGGCCCGCGGCCTGCAGTCCTTCGAGGAAGAGGacgagggggaagaggaagatgaagaagatgaagaggaggaaggtGAGGGAGACGCAGAGGGAGATGGAGGCGAGGAAGGGGAGCCCCTACGGGGCGCCTCACTGCTTCTGGGCCGCCCCAAGAGGAAAAGGGTGATAACCTTAGCCCAGCGACAAGCCGCCAACATCCGCGAGAGGAAGAGGATGCTCAACCTCAACGAAGCCTTCGACCAGCTAAGGAAGAAGGTGCCCACCTTCGCCTACGAGAAGCGCCTGTCGCGGATCGAGACCTTGCGCCTGGCCATAGTGTACATCTCCTTCATGACGGAGCTGCTGGCCAGCTGCGAGAAGCAGGAGGCGAGCCGGGGAGCCCGGCCTTAG